The following proteins are encoded in a genomic region of Bacillus sp. FJAT-22090:
- a CDS encoding DUF4097 family beta strand repeat-containing protein, translated as MNKYLKVLLVILTVMLLNACAGGEEREDIQMASLKDIDSIYLENGSINIDVVSAEIEELEAYLLLYDNGPGIVMEKGKQKLTIRLKNDITRLFKIDRMPHLEVRIPTEFKGEIIVNGSSGNVVGKDLQTHDLQVNGSSGNVKLDFLDFHSEVHVTTTSGNVDISLNEDEPDATLLLKSNSGRRSVGIVLNNHQQSKKETKGTSESGDYKVQVETSSGNISLK; from the coding sequence ATGAATAAATACCTTAAGGTTTTGTTGGTTATTCTTACTGTAATGTTGTTAAATGCCTGTGCGGGAGGGGAAGAAAGAGAAGACATTCAAATGGCTTCCCTTAAAGATATAGATAGCATTTACTTAGAAAATGGAAGCATCAATATAGATGTAGTATCAGCGGAAATAGAAGAATTGGAAGCATACTTACTTTTATACGACAATGGTCCGGGAATTGTAATGGAAAAAGGGAAACAAAAATTAACGATTCGATTAAAAAATGATATAACCCGTCTATTTAAAATCGACCGGATGCCTCATTTGGAAGTTCGAATTCCTACTGAATTCAAAGGGGAAATCATTGTTAATGGCTCTTCTGGTAACGTCGTTGGTAAGGATCTGCAAACGCACGATCTCCAAGTTAATGGTAGCAGTGGTAACGTAAAACTTGACTTCCTTGACTTTCATAGTGAGGTTCACGTTACTACAACAAGTGGAAATGTGGACATTTCATTGAATGAGGATGAACCTGATGCAACGCTCCTTCTCAAATCCAACAGCGGAAGACGTTCAGTAGGCATTGTATTAAATAATCATCAACAAAGCAAAAAAGAAACAAAAGGAACGTCTGAGAGTGGAGATTATAAAGTGCAGGTGGAAACTTCCTCAGGAAATATATCCTTGAAATAA
- the plsY gene encoding glycerol-3-phosphate 1-O-acyltransferase PlsY: protein MNILTLILSYLIGSISFALVIGKIFYKKDIRDYGSGNLGATNAYRVLGIKAGVIVAIADILKGTFACLLPLILGSTVNPIVCGLLAILGHIFSVFASFKGGKAVATATGVFLFLTPLGVFVGFVMFVLTLLFTKYVSLSSMLASIALFIYSLIFEDKVIIALSLLISVSIIILHRQNIKRIVNGTENKIVEN from the coding sequence TTGAACATTTTAACTTTGATTCTAAGTTATTTAATTGGCTCAATCTCATTTGCTTTAGTAATCGGTAAAATATTTTATAAAAAAGATATTCGTGATTATGGTAGTGGTAATCTTGGTGCAACTAATGCTTATAGAGTTTTAGGCATAAAAGCAGGAGTAATTGTTGCAATTGCTGATATATTAAAAGGTACATTTGCTTGTTTACTTCCCCTAATACTTGGTTCTACAGTTAACCCTATTGTATGTGGTTTATTAGCCATACTAGGGCACATATTTTCTGTTTTTGCTAGTTTTAAAGGTGGAAAGGCTGTTGCGACAGCAACTGGAGTTTTCTTGTTTTTGACTCCTTTAGGTGTTTTTGTTGGTTTTGTTATGTTTGTCTTAACTTTGCTATTTACTAAGTATGTATCACTAAGTTCAATGTTGGCTAGTATAGCATTATTCATTTACAGTCTTATATTTGAAGATAAAGTTATCATAGCACTTTCTCTACTAATAAGCGTATCAATAATCATTCTACATCGACAAAATATAAAGAGAATTGTAAATGGAACAGAGAACAAAATAGTTGAAAATTAG
- a CDS encoding DUF4179 domain-containing protein — protein sequence MKDIFEQLNNLKLDDEDFEEMEVNEVEQARVKAKLKQSIEKNQSHHMRKQLTRKKWGYGIGAAVLAFGLLVASSMVSPAMATVLSSIPGISSIFSYLGDSGQKNVSELDLTEVVGQSKTVNGITISLGEIFYDGTRFNISYSIVSEKPIVEQYIEIPGYTIDKQLGQGGIGINNIIETPTETVGFLQFDHFWKEKPQPEELNLELAFKGQSGEQWSFTTAVTKQNNKEIDIGHSEKRGDFRFTVNKVILGPSGLLLSYEARSWEIGHLEMFLKFRVVDSSGKELKILEGSVNDGDGKIVYEPINDTVDELTITPFIDLPKEKVDMKIYENKNYKFDSFNVKIPR from the coding sequence ATGAAAGATATCTTTGAGCAATTAAATAATCTCAAGCTGGATGATGAAGATTTTGAAGAAATGGAAGTAAATGAAGTCGAACAGGCACGTGTAAAGGCAAAATTAAAGCAATCAATTGAAAAGAACCAGTCACATCATATGAGAAAACAATTAACTCGAAAAAAGTGGGGTTATGGCATTGGGGCAGCAGTCTTGGCTTTTGGATTATTAGTAGCTTCTTCGATGGTGTCTCCAGCAATGGCTACAGTTTTGTCTTCTATTCCCGGGATAAGCTCTATTTTTAGCTATCTAGGTGATTCGGGACAAAAAAATGTATCTGAACTGGATTTAACAGAAGTTGTAGGACAATCCAAAACGGTCAATGGGATTACCATTAGTCTAGGGGAAATATTCTATGATGGCACAAGGTTTAATATTAGCTATTCGATCGTTTCGGAAAAACCAATCGTTGAACAATACATTGAAATACCTGGGTACACAATAGATAAGCAATTGGGTCAAGGTGGAATTGGAATAAATAATATTATCGAAACCCCAACAGAAACAGTAGGGTTCTTACAGTTCGATCATTTTTGGAAGGAGAAGCCACAACCTGAAGAACTAAATTTGGAATTGGCCTTTAAAGGTCAGTCAGGCGAACAATGGAGTTTTACTACTGCAGTTACGAAACAGAATAATAAAGAAATCGATATTGGTCATTCAGAAAAAAGAGGGGACTTTAGATTCACGGTAAACAAAGTAATACTTGGTCCAAGTGGTCTGCTACTCAGCTATGAGGCTAGAAGTTGGGAAATAGGTCATTTGGAGATGTTTCTAAAATTCCGAGTGGTGGATTCATCAGGTAAAGAACTAAAAATACTCGAAGGAAGCGTGAACGACGGAGATGGAAAAATCGTTTATGAGCCTATTAATGATACGGTAGATGAATTGACCATAACACCGTTTATTGACCTTCCGAAGGAAAAAGTAGATATGAAAATTTACGAGAATAAGAACTACAAATTCGACAGCTTTAATGTTAAAATTCCACGATAA
- a CDS encoding sigma-70 family RNA polymerase sigma factor produces the protein MRSTDHNFIKRLKRQKEDALEYAVDKYLPLVKGITYKVLSPLGNPGLIDECINDVFLTIWHHANQFEGDTDDFRKWLCVVTKFKAIDTYRIANKRVEVEIVGTNDLDVGSSLSVESEVLVTENKYEILKLMCGFEVIDRDIFMMRFFLDMTSEEIAKNIGLTKAAVDNRIYRGKKRLKLQRTNSKLGGDFA, from the coding sequence ATGAGATCTACCGACCATAATTTTATAAAACGGCTTAAACGGCAAAAAGAAGATGCTTTAGAATATGCAGTGGATAAATATTTACCGTTAGTTAAGGGGATTACCTATAAAGTATTGTCACCATTAGGAAACCCTGGTCTTATTGATGAATGTATAAATGATGTTTTTTTAACTATTTGGCATCACGCAAATCAGTTTGAAGGGGACACGGATGATTTTCGGAAATGGCTCTGTGTTGTCACAAAATTTAAAGCAATTGATACCTATCGGATAGCAAACAAACGTGTTGAAGTTGAAATTGTTGGTACGAATGATTTAGATGTAGGTAGTAGTCTCTCTGTAGAAAGCGAAGTTCTCGTTACAGAAAATAAATATGAAATATTAAAGTTAATGTGTGGGTTTGAAGTGATTGACCGAGATATTTTCATGATGAGATTTTTCTTGGACATGACAAGTGAAGAAATTGCTAAAAATATTGGTTTAACGAAAGCTGCAGTCGATAATCGCATTTACCGTGGAAAGAAAAGACTAAAACTACAACGGACTAATAGTAAATTAGGGGGGGATTTTGCATGA
- the xerA gene encoding site-specific tyrosine recombinase/integron integrase produces the protein MKLSKAWSSFEADKRIEGFSKQTLKAYQLQSLLLIGYFKDVEMESLDTIQLKEYLAISGKHLKPASLAHRIRFIKSFFRWSHEEGYLSKNPTSKIKEPKVGKRIPKYLTEREIEHLRESCHSPMEKAIFEFMFSTGCRIGEIVALEKNHINWSNQSAIVRGKGDKEREVYFNTRCDIWLKRYMECRNDHNPAIFVTARQPHKMSVAQMRYIIKRISNRAEINKEIHPHQLRHSYATHLLNNGAPIEVIQSLMGHEKSETTKIYAQLSGRLRKEYYQKYF, from the coding sequence TTGAAACTGTCAAAAGCATGGTCTTCCTTTGAAGCAGATAAACGTATAGAAGGCTTTTCGAAGCAAACGTTGAAAGCCTACCAGTTACAGTCTTTGCTACTAATTGGTTATTTTAAGGATGTTGAGATGGAATCACTGGATACAATTCAACTGAAGGAATATCTTGCTATATCGGGCAAGCATTTAAAACCAGCCAGTCTTGCACATCGAATCCGCTTTATAAAATCGTTTTTTCGTTGGTCTCATGAAGAAGGATACCTGAGTAAGAATCCAACTTCCAAGATTAAAGAGCCAAAAGTAGGGAAGCGGATACCCAAGTATTTAACCGAACGGGAGATTGAACACCTTCGTGAATCCTGTCATTCCCCAATGGAAAAAGCGATTTTTGAATTTATGTTTTCTACCGGTTGTAGAATTGGAGAAATAGTTGCGTTAGAAAAGAACCATATCAATTGGTCCAACCAGTCTGCAATCGTTAGAGGAAAAGGTGATAAGGAAAGGGAAGTATATTTTAATACACGTTGCGACATATGGCTTAAACGCTATATGGAATGCCGTAATGACCATAATCCTGCTATCTTTGTAACTGCAAGGCAGCCACATAAAATGAGTGTCGCCCAAATGCGATACATCATCAAGCGGATCTCCAATCGTGCTGAAATCAATAAAGAGATTCATCCACACCAACTTAGGCACAGCTACGCAACTCATTTGTTGAATAACGGGGCTCCTATTGAAGTCATACAAAGTCTTATGGGGCATGAGAAAAGTGAAACCACCAAGATCTACGCTCAATTAAGCGGGAGGCTAAGGAAAGAGTATTATCAAAAGTACTTTTAA
- a CDS encoding phage holin family protein: MFIEKLLFGFTFFGTIFAFLIGGWHISLTILVAFMVIDIVTGLIKAAIQKKLNSKVSYRGFLKKTSIMLVIIIANLLDLLTASGVPVFRTMAVFFYIGMEGLSIVENLGHIGIPLPKGIIKYIEQLSKEEIPTNREE, translated from the coding sequence GTGTTTATAGAAAAATTATTATTCGGCTTCACCTTCTTTGGAACAATCTTTGCGTTCCTTATAGGTGGATGGCACATATCATTAACAATCCTTGTAGCATTTATGGTTATCGATATTGTTACAGGACTAATTAAAGCAGCGATACAGAAAAAATTAAATTCAAAAGTATCCTATAGAGGTTTCTTAAAGAAAACGTCAATTATGTTAGTTATCATCATTGCTAATTTATTAGATTTACTAACTGCTTCTGGTGTACCTGTATTTAGAACAATGGCTGTGTTCTTTTATATAGGAATGGAAGGATTAAGTATAGTAGAAAATTTAGGTCACATAGGTATTCCTTTACCTAAAGGAATAATTAAATATATTGAACAACTATCTAAAGAGGAAATACCGACAAACAGAGAGGAATGA